In the genome of Amia ocellicauda isolate fAmiCal2 chromosome 3, fAmiCal2.hap1, whole genome shotgun sequence, one region contains:
- the inppl1a gene encoding phosphatidylinositol 3,4,5-trisphosphate 5-phosphatase 2A isoform X2, which translates to MAGSGVPPALWYHRDLSRAAAEELLARAARDGSFLVRDSESVSGAYALCVLFQKHVHTYRILPDEEGFLAVQTSQGVQPKRFKTLPELIQLYLQPNQGLVTTLLFPVEREESLEDRDYSDGEDDKPPLPPRTASTSSPAFSCSAVVPACQDIQTDSAANGLSTISHEYLKGSYALDLEAVKQGASNLPHLNKTLVSSCKRLHGEVDKVLAGLEILSKVFDQQSALMVSRMIQQSGNQGGDQELEHLVTKLSILKDLLSSIEKKALKALQDMSLTAPSIPAMLSTRHSKVIPIQAFEVKLDVNLADLTKIGKSQKHTLSVDVEGGKLVVLKKLKDSQEDWNTFTHDKIRQLIKSQRVQNKLGIVFEKEKDKSQRKDFIFASAKKREAFCQLLQLMKNKHSNQDEPDMISVFIGTWNMGSVPAPKCMGSWVLSKGLGKTLDEMTVTIPHDIYVFGTQENSVCDKEWVEALRAALKECTEMDFKPIAVQTLWNIKIAVLVKPEHENRISHVGMSSVKTGIANTLGNKGAVGVSFMFNGTSFGFVNCHLTSGNEKIARRNQNYLDILRLLSLGDKQLSSFDISLRFTHLFWFGDLNYRLDMDIQEILNYINRKEFDPLLKVDQLNLEREKNKVFLRFAEEEISYPPTYRYERGSRDTYVWQKQKATGMRTNVPSWCDRILWKSYPETHIVCNSYGCTDDIVTSDHSPVFATFEVGVTSQFVSKKGLPKSSEQAYIEFESIEAIVKTASRTKFFIEFYSTCLEEFKKSYENDSQNSDNVNFLRVGWSSKQLTTLKPILSEIEYLQDQHLLFTVKSLDGYESYGECVIALKSMIGSTAQQFHTYLSHRGEETGNIRGSMRVRVPSERVGTRERLYEWISVDKDETGLKGKQSISSRPGHDYVKPSVRKHQQSEPLGKVCEESERNPSHTAGRPGFPLPSTPKEESTQPRAKQDSEGDPSNSRNSYNNPAYYILEGVPNQSAALSSDIQPGSALPPIASKGATSSKSKPPSGGTAQQRRQTSGRPPRPVSEELSSEEDGNPGMLGGTLNRPPPDFPPPPLPKGAVEMTENPFYASSKDVKSRSLYPDLADIKIPANTKALHSPGFLPPASGGGGGAFCLDPPPTAQGAPFRRGGGGSGLDDQSCSVLQMAKTLSEVEYQPGRDRNAHVPHKGMGPPSLRGMGLPESCRTFPPRSIQESIAEDLPEEGCWQGGSSSSSLSVESSVGEWLQRLGLERYEEGLLHNGWDDLEFLSDITEEDLEEAGVLDPAHKQILLESLKQQQQQK; encoded by the exons ACCTCTCAGGGTGTCCAGCCGAAGCGCTTTAAGACCCTGCCCGAGCTCATCCAGCTGTACCTCCAGCCCAACCAGGGTCTGGTCACGACACTGCTGTTCCCTGTGGAGCGAGAGGAGAGCCTCGAGGACAGAGACTACTCTG ACGGGGAAGATGACAAGCCGCCCCTCCCGCCGCGCACCGCGTCCACCAGTAGCCCTGCCTTCTCCTGCTCCGCCGTGGTGCCGGCATGCCAGGACATCCAGACTGACAG TGCTGCGAATGGGCTGAGCACCATTTCCCACGAGTATCTGAAGGGCAGCTATGCTCTGGACTTGGAGGCCGTGAAACAAGGAGCCAGCAACTTGCCTCACCTCAATAAGACTCTGGTGTCCTCCTGCAAACGTCTACATGG GGAAGTGGACAAAGTCCTAGCTGGTCTTGAGATTTTGTCCAAAGTATTCGACCAGCAGAGTGCACTCATGGTATCACGGATGATACAGCAG TCTGGGAATCAGGGTGGAGACCAGGAACTGGAACACCTCGTGACCAAGCTTTCCATTCTGAAGGACCTGCTGTCCTCCATTGAGAAGAAG GCTTTAAAGGCACTCCAGGACATGAGCCTTACTGCCCCCTCCATCCCTGCCATGCTCTCCACCCGGCACAGCAAAGTCATTCCCATCCAGGCCTTCGAG GTGAAGCTGGATGTGAATCTGGCAGACCTCACCAAGATTGGCAAGTCCCAAAAGCACACGCTGAGCGTGGATGTGGAGGGGGGCAAGCTGGTGGTGCTGAAGAAGCTAAAGGACTCCCAGGAGGACTGGAATACCTTCACTCACGACAAGA TTCGGCAGCTGATCAAGTCACAGCGGGTGCAGAATAAACTGGGCATCGTGTTTGAGAAGGAGAAGGACAAGAGCCAGCGCAAGGATTTCATTTTTGCCAGTGCCAAG AAAAGGGAAGCCTTTTGCCAGCTTCTGCAGCTGATGAAGAATAAACATTCCAATCAGGATGAGCCAGATATGATCTCTGTGTTCATTGGGACCTGGAATATGG GCAGTGTCCCCGCTCCCAAGTGCATGGGTTCCTGGGTCTTGTCCAAGGGCCTGGGGAAGACGCTGGATGAGATGACGGTCACCATCCCCCATGACATCTATGTGTTCGGCACACAAGAGAACTCGGTCTGCGATAAGGAGTGGGTGGAGGCCCTCCGCGCGGCACTGAAGGAATGCACTGAAATGGACTTTAAACCG attgCTGTCCAGACTCTGTGGAACATAAAGATTGCAGTTCTAGTAAAACCAGAGCACGAGAACCGCATAAGCCATGTGGGCATGTCTAGTGTCAAGACTGGGATTGCCAACACGCTCG GCAACAAAGGTGCTGTCGGTGTCTCCTTCATGTTTAATGGAACATCCTTTGGGTTTGTAAACTGCCACCTGACCTCGGGCAACGAGAAGATTGCAAG ACGGAACCAGAATTACCTTGACATTCTCCGCCTCCTGTCTCTGGGAGACAAACAGCTCAGCTCCTTCGATATCTCACTGCGATTCACTCACCTCTTCTGGTTTGGGGACCTCAACTACAGGCTGGATATGGACATACAG GAAATCTTGAACTATATCAACAGGAAGGAGTTTGACCCTCTGCTGAAGGTGGACCAGCTgaacctggagagagagaaaaacaaagtgtTCCTGCGATTTG CCGAGGAGGAGATCTCATACCCTCCCACCTATCGCTACGAGAGAGGCTCCCGAGACACCTACGTGTGGCAGAAACAGAAAGCAACTGGG ATGAGGACAAATGTTCCTTCCTGGTGTGACCGGATTCTGTGGAAGTCCTACCCAGAGACCCATATTGTTTGCAACTCTTACG GCTGCACAGATGACATTGTCACAAGTGACCACTCTCCCGTATTTGCTACCTTTGAGGTGGGGGTGACATCCCAGTTTGTTTCCAAGAAAG GGCTGCCCAAGTCCTCTGAGCAGGCCTACATCGAGTTTGAGAGCATCGAAGCCATCGTCAAGACAGCCAGTCGCACCAAGTTCTTCATCGAGTTCTACTCCACCTGCCTGGAGG AGTTTAAGAAGAGCTACGAGAATGACAGTCAGAACAGCGACAATGTGAACTTCCTGAGAGTGGGTTGGTCATCAAAGCAACTGACAACG CTGAAGCCGATCCTCTCCGAGATCGAATATCTCCAGGACCAACACCTGCTGTTCACGGTCAAGTCACTCGACGGCTATGAATCCTATG GGGAGTGCGTGATCGCGCTGAAGTCCATGATTGGCAGCACCGCCCAGCAGTTCCACACCTACCTCTCGCACCGGGGTGAGGAGACGGGCAATATCCGCGGCTCCATGAGGGTGCGCGTGCCATCGGAGAGGGTGGGCACTCGGGAGAGGCTCTACG AATGGATCAGCGTGGATAAAGATGAAACTGGATTGAAGGGAAAACAGTCTATCAGCTCCAGGCCGGGCCATGATTACGTCAA ACCATCCGTGCGCAAACACCAGCAGAGTGAGCCACTGGGCAAGGTGTGTGAGGAGAGCGAGAGGAACCCCTCACACACCGCAGGGCGTCCCGgcttccccctgccctccaCCCCCAAAGAGGAGAGCACGCAGCCAAG GGCCAAGCAGGACTCTGAAGGGGACCCGTCCAACAGCAGGAACAGCTACAACAACCCGGCCTACTACATCCTGGAAGGCGTGCCAAACCAATCGGCTGCTCTGTCCTCGGACATACAACCTGGGTCAGCCCTTCCGCCCATAGCCTCCAAAGGAGCCACCTCAAGCAAAAGCAAACCCCCCAGCGGTGGGACGGCCCAGCAGCGCAGGCAGACATCTGGACGCCCCCCACGCCCCGTGAGTGAGGAACTGTCCTCGGAGGAAGATGGGAACCCGGGAATGCTGGGTGGGACCCTGAACCGCCCCCCGCCAGACTTCCCTCCCCCGCCCCTCCCGAAAGGAGCTGTGGAGATGACGGAGAACCCTTTCTACGCCTCCAGCAAAGACGTCAAGTCGAGGAGCCTCTACCCAGACTTGGCGGACATCAAGATCCCCGCCAACACTAAGGCTTTACACTCCCCGGGGTTTCTGCCTCCGGCCTCTGGTGGGGGAGGCGGGGCTTTCTGCCTGGACCCCCCTCCCACTGCCCAGGGTGCCCCATTCCGGAGAGGCGGGGGCGGTTCTGGCTTGGATGACCAGTCCTGCTCCGTCCTCCAGATGGCCAAGACTCTGAGTGAGGTGGAGTACCAGCCCGGTCGGGACAGGAACGCCCACGTCCCACACAAGGGCATGGGGCCCCCTTCTCTGAGGGGCATGGGGCTCCCCGAGTCCTGCCGCACCTTCCCACCCCGCTCCATCCAGGAGAGCATTGCAGAGGACCTGCCTGAGGAG GGCTGCTGGCAGGGGGGCAGCAGTAGCTCCAGTCTGTCAGTGGAGTCCAGTGTGGGCGAGTGGCTGCAGAGACTAGGTCTGGAGCGCTACGAGGAGGGGCTACTGCACAACGGCTGGGACGACCTAGAGTTCCTTAG TGACATCACAGAGGAGGACCTGGAGGAGGCGGGCGTTCTGGACCCCGCCCACAAGCAGATCCTGCTGGAGAGtctgaagcagcagcagcagcagaaataG
- the inppl1a gene encoding phosphatidylinositol 3,4,5-trisphosphate 5-phosphatase 2A isoform X3: MERDKLAVGFRKLLHRDDEPLLTCWRFQKHVHTYRILPDEEGFLAVQTSQGVQPKRFKTLPELIQLYLQPNQGLVTTLLFPVEREESLEDRDYSDGEDDKPPLPPRTASTSSPAFSCSAVVPACQDIQTDSAANGLSTISHEYLKGSYALDLEAVKQGASNLPHLNKTLVSSCKRLHGEVDKVLAGLEILSKVFDQQSALMVSRMIQQVSGNQGGDQELEHLVTKLSILKDLLSSIEKKALKALQDMSLTAPSIPAMLSTRHSKVIPIQAFEVKLDVNLADLTKIGKSQKHTLSVDVEGGKLVVLKKLKDSQEDWNTFTHDKIRQLIKSQRVQNKLGIVFEKEKDKSQRKDFIFASAKKREAFCQLLQLMKNKHSNQDEPDMISVFIGTWNMGSVPAPKCMGSWVLSKGLGKTLDEMTVTIPHDIYVFGTQENSVCDKEWVEALRAALKECTEMDFKPIAVQTLWNIKIAVLVKPEHENRISHVGMSSVKTGIANTLGNKGAVGVSFMFNGTSFGFVNCHLTSGNEKIARRNQNYLDILRLLSLGDKQLSSFDISLRFTHLFWFGDLNYRLDMDIQEILNYINRKEFDPLLKVDQLNLEREKNKVFLRFAEEEISYPPTYRYERGSRDTYVWQKQKATGMRTNVPSWCDRILWKSYPETHIVCNSYGCTDDIVTSDHSPVFATFEVGVTSQFVSKKGLPKSSEQAYIEFESIEAIVKTASRTKFFIEFYSTCLEEFKKSYENDSQNSDNVNFLRVGWSSKQLTTLKPILSEIEYLQDQHLLFTVKSLDGYESYGECVIALKSMIGSTAQQFHTYLSHRGEETGNIRGSMRVRVPSERVGTRERLYEWISVDKDETGLKGKQSISSRPGHDYVKPSVRKHQQSEPLGKVCEESERNPSHTAGRPGFPLPSTPKEESTQPRAKQDSEGDPSNSRNSYNNPAYYILEGVPNQSAALSSDIQPGSALPPIASKGATSSKSKPPSGGTAQQRRQTSGRPPRPVSEELSSEEDGNPGMLGGTLNRPPPDFPPPPLPKGAVEMTENPFYASSKDVKSRSLYPDLADIKIPANTKALHSPGFLPPASGGGGGAFCLDPPPTAQGAPFRRGGGGSGLDDQSCSVLQMAKTLSEVEYQPGRDRNAHVPHKGMGPPSLRGMGLPESCRTFPPRSIQESIAEDLPEEGCWQGGSSSSSLSVESSVGEWLQRLGLERYEEGLLHNGWDDLEFLSDITEEDLEEAGVLDPAHKQILLESLKQQQQQK, encoded by the exons ACCTCTCAGGGTGTCCAGCCGAAGCGCTTTAAGACCCTGCCCGAGCTCATCCAGCTGTACCTCCAGCCCAACCAGGGTCTGGTCACGACACTGCTGTTCCCTGTGGAGCGAGAGGAGAGCCTCGAGGACAGAGACTACTCTG ACGGGGAAGATGACAAGCCGCCCCTCCCGCCGCGCACCGCGTCCACCAGTAGCCCTGCCTTCTCCTGCTCCGCCGTGGTGCCGGCATGCCAGGACATCCAGACTGACAG TGCTGCGAATGGGCTGAGCACCATTTCCCACGAGTATCTGAAGGGCAGCTATGCTCTGGACTTGGAGGCCGTGAAACAAGGAGCCAGCAACTTGCCTCACCTCAATAAGACTCTGGTGTCCTCCTGCAAACGTCTACATGG GGAAGTGGACAAAGTCCTAGCTGGTCTTGAGATTTTGTCCAAAGTATTCGACCAGCAGAGTGCACTCATGGTATCACGGATGATACAGCAGGTA TCTGGGAATCAGGGTGGAGACCAGGAACTGGAACACCTCGTGACCAAGCTTTCCATTCTGAAGGACCTGCTGTCCTCCATTGAGAAGAAG GCTTTAAAGGCACTCCAGGACATGAGCCTTACTGCCCCCTCCATCCCTGCCATGCTCTCCACCCGGCACAGCAAAGTCATTCCCATCCAGGCCTTCGAG GTGAAGCTGGATGTGAATCTGGCAGACCTCACCAAGATTGGCAAGTCCCAAAAGCACACGCTGAGCGTGGATGTGGAGGGGGGCAAGCTGGTGGTGCTGAAGAAGCTAAAGGACTCCCAGGAGGACTGGAATACCTTCACTCACGACAAGA TTCGGCAGCTGATCAAGTCACAGCGGGTGCAGAATAAACTGGGCATCGTGTTTGAGAAGGAGAAGGACAAGAGCCAGCGCAAGGATTTCATTTTTGCCAGTGCCAAG AAAAGGGAAGCCTTTTGCCAGCTTCTGCAGCTGATGAAGAATAAACATTCCAATCAGGATGAGCCAGATATGATCTCTGTGTTCATTGGGACCTGGAATATGG GCAGTGTCCCCGCTCCCAAGTGCATGGGTTCCTGGGTCTTGTCCAAGGGCCTGGGGAAGACGCTGGATGAGATGACGGTCACCATCCCCCATGACATCTATGTGTTCGGCACACAAGAGAACTCGGTCTGCGATAAGGAGTGGGTGGAGGCCCTCCGCGCGGCACTGAAGGAATGCACTGAAATGGACTTTAAACCG attgCTGTCCAGACTCTGTGGAACATAAAGATTGCAGTTCTAGTAAAACCAGAGCACGAGAACCGCATAAGCCATGTGGGCATGTCTAGTGTCAAGACTGGGATTGCCAACACGCTCG GCAACAAAGGTGCTGTCGGTGTCTCCTTCATGTTTAATGGAACATCCTTTGGGTTTGTAAACTGCCACCTGACCTCGGGCAACGAGAAGATTGCAAG ACGGAACCAGAATTACCTTGACATTCTCCGCCTCCTGTCTCTGGGAGACAAACAGCTCAGCTCCTTCGATATCTCACTGCGATTCACTCACCTCTTCTGGTTTGGGGACCTCAACTACAGGCTGGATATGGACATACAG GAAATCTTGAACTATATCAACAGGAAGGAGTTTGACCCTCTGCTGAAGGTGGACCAGCTgaacctggagagagagaaaaacaaagtgtTCCTGCGATTTG CCGAGGAGGAGATCTCATACCCTCCCACCTATCGCTACGAGAGAGGCTCCCGAGACACCTACGTGTGGCAGAAACAGAAAGCAACTGGG ATGAGGACAAATGTTCCTTCCTGGTGTGACCGGATTCTGTGGAAGTCCTACCCAGAGACCCATATTGTTTGCAACTCTTACG GCTGCACAGATGACATTGTCACAAGTGACCACTCTCCCGTATTTGCTACCTTTGAGGTGGGGGTGACATCCCAGTTTGTTTCCAAGAAAG GGCTGCCCAAGTCCTCTGAGCAGGCCTACATCGAGTTTGAGAGCATCGAAGCCATCGTCAAGACAGCCAGTCGCACCAAGTTCTTCATCGAGTTCTACTCCACCTGCCTGGAGG AGTTTAAGAAGAGCTACGAGAATGACAGTCAGAACAGCGACAATGTGAACTTCCTGAGAGTGGGTTGGTCATCAAAGCAACTGACAACG CTGAAGCCGATCCTCTCCGAGATCGAATATCTCCAGGACCAACACCTGCTGTTCACGGTCAAGTCACTCGACGGCTATGAATCCTATG GGGAGTGCGTGATCGCGCTGAAGTCCATGATTGGCAGCACCGCCCAGCAGTTCCACACCTACCTCTCGCACCGGGGTGAGGAGACGGGCAATATCCGCGGCTCCATGAGGGTGCGCGTGCCATCGGAGAGGGTGGGCACTCGGGAGAGGCTCTACG AATGGATCAGCGTGGATAAAGATGAAACTGGATTGAAGGGAAAACAGTCTATCAGCTCCAGGCCGGGCCATGATTACGTCAA ACCATCCGTGCGCAAACACCAGCAGAGTGAGCCACTGGGCAAGGTGTGTGAGGAGAGCGAGAGGAACCCCTCACACACCGCAGGGCGTCCCGgcttccccctgccctccaCCCCCAAAGAGGAGAGCACGCAGCCAAG GGCCAAGCAGGACTCTGAAGGGGACCCGTCCAACAGCAGGAACAGCTACAACAACCCGGCCTACTACATCCTGGAAGGCGTGCCAAACCAATCGGCTGCTCTGTCCTCGGACATACAACCTGGGTCAGCCCTTCCGCCCATAGCCTCCAAAGGAGCCACCTCAAGCAAAAGCAAACCCCCCAGCGGTGGGACGGCCCAGCAGCGCAGGCAGACATCTGGACGCCCCCCACGCCCCGTGAGTGAGGAACTGTCCTCGGAGGAAGATGGGAACCCGGGAATGCTGGGTGGGACCCTGAACCGCCCCCCGCCAGACTTCCCTCCCCCGCCCCTCCCGAAAGGAGCTGTGGAGATGACGGAGAACCCTTTCTACGCCTCCAGCAAAGACGTCAAGTCGAGGAGCCTCTACCCAGACTTGGCGGACATCAAGATCCCCGCCAACACTAAGGCTTTACACTCCCCGGGGTTTCTGCCTCCGGCCTCTGGTGGGGGAGGCGGGGCTTTCTGCCTGGACCCCCCTCCCACTGCCCAGGGTGCCCCATTCCGGAGAGGCGGGGGCGGTTCTGGCTTGGATGACCAGTCCTGCTCCGTCCTCCAGATGGCCAAGACTCTGAGTGAGGTGGAGTACCAGCCCGGTCGGGACAGGAACGCCCACGTCCCACACAAGGGCATGGGGCCCCCTTCTCTGAGGGGCATGGGGCTCCCCGAGTCCTGCCGCACCTTCCCACCCCGCTCCATCCAGGAGAGCATTGCAGAGGACCTGCCTGAGGAG GGCTGCTGGCAGGGGGGCAGCAGTAGCTCCAGTCTGTCAGTGGAGTCCAGTGTGGGCGAGTGGCTGCAGAGACTAGGTCTGGAGCGCTACGAGGAGGGGCTACTGCACAACGGCTGGGACGACCTAGAGTTCCTTAG TGACATCACAGAGGAGGACCTGGAGGAGGCGGGCGTTCTGGACCCCGCCCACAAGCAGATCCTGCTGGAGAGtctgaagcagcagcagcagcagaaataG
- the inppl1a gene encoding phosphatidylinositol 3,4,5-trisphosphate 5-phosphatase 2A isoform X1, which translates to MAGSGVPPALWYHRDLSRAAAEELLARAARDGSFLVRDSESVSGAYALCVLFQKHVHTYRILPDEEGFLAVQTSQGVQPKRFKTLPELIQLYLQPNQGLVTTLLFPVEREESLEDRDYSDGEDDKPPLPPRTASTSSPAFSCSAVVPACQDIQTDSAANGLSTISHEYLKGSYALDLEAVKQGASNLPHLNKTLVSSCKRLHGEVDKVLAGLEILSKVFDQQSALMVSRMIQQVSGNQGGDQELEHLVTKLSILKDLLSSIEKKALKALQDMSLTAPSIPAMLSTRHSKVIPIQAFEVKLDVNLADLTKIGKSQKHTLSVDVEGGKLVVLKKLKDSQEDWNTFTHDKIRQLIKSQRVQNKLGIVFEKEKDKSQRKDFIFASAKKREAFCQLLQLMKNKHSNQDEPDMISVFIGTWNMGSVPAPKCMGSWVLSKGLGKTLDEMTVTIPHDIYVFGTQENSVCDKEWVEALRAALKECTEMDFKPIAVQTLWNIKIAVLVKPEHENRISHVGMSSVKTGIANTLGNKGAVGVSFMFNGTSFGFVNCHLTSGNEKIARRNQNYLDILRLLSLGDKQLSSFDISLRFTHLFWFGDLNYRLDMDIQEILNYINRKEFDPLLKVDQLNLEREKNKVFLRFAEEEISYPPTYRYERGSRDTYVWQKQKATGMRTNVPSWCDRILWKSYPETHIVCNSYGCTDDIVTSDHSPVFATFEVGVTSQFVSKKGLPKSSEQAYIEFESIEAIVKTASRTKFFIEFYSTCLEEFKKSYENDSQNSDNVNFLRVGWSSKQLTTLKPILSEIEYLQDQHLLFTVKSLDGYESYGECVIALKSMIGSTAQQFHTYLSHRGEETGNIRGSMRVRVPSERVGTRERLYEWISVDKDETGLKGKQSISSRPGHDYVKPSVRKHQQSEPLGKVCEESERNPSHTAGRPGFPLPSTPKEESTQPRAKQDSEGDPSNSRNSYNNPAYYILEGVPNQSAALSSDIQPGSALPPIASKGATSSKSKPPSGGTAQQRRQTSGRPPRPVSEELSSEEDGNPGMLGGTLNRPPPDFPPPPLPKGAVEMTENPFYASSKDVKSRSLYPDLADIKIPANTKALHSPGFLPPASGGGGGAFCLDPPPTAQGAPFRRGGGGSGLDDQSCSVLQMAKTLSEVEYQPGRDRNAHVPHKGMGPPSLRGMGLPESCRTFPPRSIQESIAEDLPEEGCWQGGSSSSSLSVESSVGEWLQRLGLERYEEGLLHNGWDDLEFLSDITEEDLEEAGVLDPAHKQILLESLKQQQQQK; encoded by the exons ACCTCTCAGGGTGTCCAGCCGAAGCGCTTTAAGACCCTGCCCGAGCTCATCCAGCTGTACCTCCAGCCCAACCAGGGTCTGGTCACGACACTGCTGTTCCCTGTGGAGCGAGAGGAGAGCCTCGAGGACAGAGACTACTCTG ACGGGGAAGATGACAAGCCGCCCCTCCCGCCGCGCACCGCGTCCACCAGTAGCCCTGCCTTCTCCTGCTCCGCCGTGGTGCCGGCATGCCAGGACATCCAGACTGACAG TGCTGCGAATGGGCTGAGCACCATTTCCCACGAGTATCTGAAGGGCAGCTATGCTCTGGACTTGGAGGCCGTGAAACAAGGAGCCAGCAACTTGCCTCACCTCAATAAGACTCTGGTGTCCTCCTGCAAACGTCTACATGG GGAAGTGGACAAAGTCCTAGCTGGTCTTGAGATTTTGTCCAAAGTATTCGACCAGCAGAGTGCACTCATGGTATCACGGATGATACAGCAGGTA TCTGGGAATCAGGGTGGAGACCAGGAACTGGAACACCTCGTGACCAAGCTTTCCATTCTGAAGGACCTGCTGTCCTCCATTGAGAAGAAG GCTTTAAAGGCACTCCAGGACATGAGCCTTACTGCCCCCTCCATCCCTGCCATGCTCTCCACCCGGCACAGCAAAGTCATTCCCATCCAGGCCTTCGAG GTGAAGCTGGATGTGAATCTGGCAGACCTCACCAAGATTGGCAAGTCCCAAAAGCACACGCTGAGCGTGGATGTGGAGGGGGGCAAGCTGGTGGTGCTGAAGAAGCTAAAGGACTCCCAGGAGGACTGGAATACCTTCACTCACGACAAGA TTCGGCAGCTGATCAAGTCACAGCGGGTGCAGAATAAACTGGGCATCGTGTTTGAGAAGGAGAAGGACAAGAGCCAGCGCAAGGATTTCATTTTTGCCAGTGCCAAG AAAAGGGAAGCCTTTTGCCAGCTTCTGCAGCTGATGAAGAATAAACATTCCAATCAGGATGAGCCAGATATGATCTCTGTGTTCATTGGGACCTGGAATATGG GCAGTGTCCCCGCTCCCAAGTGCATGGGTTCCTGGGTCTTGTCCAAGGGCCTGGGGAAGACGCTGGATGAGATGACGGTCACCATCCCCCATGACATCTATGTGTTCGGCACACAAGAGAACTCGGTCTGCGATAAGGAGTGGGTGGAGGCCCTCCGCGCGGCACTGAAGGAATGCACTGAAATGGACTTTAAACCG attgCTGTCCAGACTCTGTGGAACATAAAGATTGCAGTTCTAGTAAAACCAGAGCACGAGAACCGCATAAGCCATGTGGGCATGTCTAGTGTCAAGACTGGGATTGCCAACACGCTCG GCAACAAAGGTGCTGTCGGTGTCTCCTTCATGTTTAATGGAACATCCTTTGGGTTTGTAAACTGCCACCTGACCTCGGGCAACGAGAAGATTGCAAG ACGGAACCAGAATTACCTTGACATTCTCCGCCTCCTGTCTCTGGGAGACAAACAGCTCAGCTCCTTCGATATCTCACTGCGATTCACTCACCTCTTCTGGTTTGGGGACCTCAACTACAGGCTGGATATGGACATACAG GAAATCTTGAACTATATCAACAGGAAGGAGTTTGACCCTCTGCTGAAGGTGGACCAGCTgaacctggagagagagaaaaacaaagtgtTCCTGCGATTTG CCGAGGAGGAGATCTCATACCCTCCCACCTATCGCTACGAGAGAGGCTCCCGAGACACCTACGTGTGGCAGAAACAGAAAGCAACTGGG ATGAGGACAAATGTTCCTTCCTGGTGTGACCGGATTCTGTGGAAGTCCTACCCAGAGACCCATATTGTTTGCAACTCTTACG GCTGCACAGATGACATTGTCACAAGTGACCACTCTCCCGTATTTGCTACCTTTGAGGTGGGGGTGACATCCCAGTTTGTTTCCAAGAAAG GGCTGCCCAAGTCCTCTGAGCAGGCCTACATCGAGTTTGAGAGCATCGAAGCCATCGTCAAGACAGCCAGTCGCACCAAGTTCTTCATCGAGTTCTACTCCACCTGCCTGGAGG AGTTTAAGAAGAGCTACGAGAATGACAGTCAGAACAGCGACAATGTGAACTTCCTGAGAGTGGGTTGGTCATCAAAGCAACTGACAACG CTGAAGCCGATCCTCTCCGAGATCGAATATCTCCAGGACCAACACCTGCTGTTCACGGTCAAGTCACTCGACGGCTATGAATCCTATG GGGAGTGCGTGATCGCGCTGAAGTCCATGATTGGCAGCACCGCCCAGCAGTTCCACACCTACCTCTCGCACCGGGGTGAGGAGACGGGCAATATCCGCGGCTCCATGAGGGTGCGCGTGCCATCGGAGAGGGTGGGCACTCGGGAGAGGCTCTACG AATGGATCAGCGTGGATAAAGATGAAACTGGATTGAAGGGAAAACAGTCTATCAGCTCCAGGCCGGGCCATGATTACGTCAA ACCATCCGTGCGCAAACACCAGCAGAGTGAGCCACTGGGCAAGGTGTGTGAGGAGAGCGAGAGGAACCCCTCACACACCGCAGGGCGTCCCGgcttccccctgccctccaCCCCCAAAGAGGAGAGCACGCAGCCAAG GGCCAAGCAGGACTCTGAAGGGGACCCGTCCAACAGCAGGAACAGCTACAACAACCCGGCCTACTACATCCTGGAAGGCGTGCCAAACCAATCGGCTGCTCTGTCCTCGGACATACAACCTGGGTCAGCCCTTCCGCCCATAGCCTCCAAAGGAGCCACCTCAAGCAAAAGCAAACCCCCCAGCGGTGGGACGGCCCAGCAGCGCAGGCAGACATCTGGACGCCCCCCACGCCCCGTGAGTGAGGAACTGTCCTCGGAGGAAGATGGGAACCCGGGAATGCTGGGTGGGACCCTGAACCGCCCCCCGCCAGACTTCCCTCCCCCGCCCCTCCCGAAAGGAGCTGTGGAGATGACGGAGAACCCTTTCTACGCCTCCAGCAAAGACGTCAAGTCGAGGAGCCTCTACCCAGACTTGGCGGACATCAAGATCCCCGCCAACACTAAGGCTTTACACTCCCCGGGGTTTCTGCCTCCGGCCTCTGGTGGGGGAGGCGGGGCTTTCTGCCTGGACCCCCCTCCCACTGCCCAGGGTGCCCCATTCCGGAGAGGCGGGGGCGGTTCTGGCTTGGATGACCAGTCCTGCTCCGTCCTCCAGATGGCCAAGACTCTGAGTGAGGTGGAGTACCAGCCCGGTCGGGACAGGAACGCCCACGTCCCACACAAGGGCATGGGGCCCCCTTCTCTGAGGGGCATGGGGCTCCCCGAGTCCTGCCGCACCTTCCCACCCCGCTCCATCCAGGAGAGCATTGCAGAGGACCTGCCTGAGGAG GGCTGCTGGCAGGGGGGCAGCAGTAGCTCCAGTCTGTCAGTGGAGTCCAGTGTGGGCGAGTGGCTGCAGAGACTAGGTCTGGAGCGCTACGAGGAGGGGCTACTGCACAACGGCTGGGACGACCTAGAGTTCCTTAG TGACATCACAGAGGAGGACCTGGAGGAGGCGGGCGTTCTGGACCCCGCCCACAAGCAGATCCTGCTGGAGAGtctgaagcagcagcagcagcagaaataG